The genomic stretch GGCGCCTTGGGAGGACATCAGGAACCCGAATCCCCTGGCCCCGGCGTGCAGGACGTCCTTGGCTTCCACCGACGAGAGCAGGGTGAAGTTCAACGCGAACACGCTCTCCGCGGCCAGGAGGACGATCACCTGCAGGGCGGCCGGAGTCCGGCCGAGATATTCGAGTCCCTCGCGGAGATGGGTGAGGATGCTGTTCGTCGTGCGGACCGTCTGGATCGGATGGACCCGCATCAGCAGCAGCGCAACGATCACCGGAACAAAGCTCACCCCGTTTGCGAGAAACGCCGACGCCATCCCCACCGACCCGATCGCGATCCCGGCGATCGCCGGCCCGAGGAGCCGCGCGACATTTACGATCGTCGAGTTGAGCGCGACCGCGTTCATCATGTCGGCGCCCTCGACCATCTCGAAAATAAACGCCTGCCGGGTGGGCATGTCGAAGGCCGCGGCAAACCCGAGCACCAACGCCAGGAGGGCGACGTGCCAGAACCGCACCGCCCCCGTGCGCACCAGGATCCCCAGCACAAACGCCTGCAGCATCTGCACCGTCTGGGTCACGACGATGAGGCCGCGCTTGTTGACCCGATCGGCGACGACGCCGCCGAGGAGAGAGAAGCACAGCACGGGCAGCCACTGCAGCGCCCCGATGAGCCCCAGCAGGAACGGAGAGTTGGTCAGCTGGAGGACCAGCCACGACTGGGCGATCCGCTGCATCCAGGTGCCGACGAGCGAAATCATCTGTCCAACGAAGAAGAGCCTGAAGTTGCGGTGGCGCAGAGAGGCAAACGTGCCGAGGCGGCGCGCCGCCGCGTCGATGTGGGGCGCGGCGGAGATCACTCGGGGTGGCGTCACCCTTCCATCTTAACATCCGACGTGGTATCGTGACGGTGTGATGCGCGAGCCGTTCGAGATCGGGTTGACATTTGATGACGTACTCCTCATCCCGCGGCGGTCGGGCGTGAGCACCCGCCGGCAGGCCGCGACGCGCACGCGTCTCTGCCGGGGAATCGATCTCGCCATTCCGATCGTGAGCGCCAGCATGGACACCGTGACCGAGGCGCAGATGGCGAGCGCGATCGCGCGGGAGGGCGGCATCGGCATCATCCATCGGTTTCTACCGATCGACGAGCACGTCGCCCAGGTCCGGCGGGTGAAGCGGGCCGAAAGCGTCGTCATCGACACACCCTATACGGTGGGCCCCGAGGCCACCGTCGGGCACGCCGCCGCGTTTATGGAGGAGCACGGCTCGGCCGGCATTCTCGTGATCGATCGCCATCGCCGGCTGCTGGGGATCGTGACCGCGCGGGACGTACTGTTCGAGGCCCACCACGACCGTCCGATCACCTCCGTGATGACCCCCAAGGAGCGGCTGATCACAGCGCCCGCCGGGACGCCGGTCGAGGAGGCAAAGCAAATCCTCCACCGCCACCGCATCGAGAAGTTGCCGCTGGTGGATGCGGAAGGGCGTCTCGTCGGCCTCGTGACCAGCCGGGACATCCAGAGCCGGCTCAAGTATCCCGATGCGACCAAGGACGGCCGGGGCCGCCTCAGGGTCGGAGCGGCGATCGGCGTCCGCGGGGACTACCTGGAGCGGGCGGAGGCTCTCGTCGCCGAGGAGGTGGACGTGCTCGTGATCGACATCGCGCACGGCCACTCCGATCTCTCGCTGGAGACCGTGGAGGCCGTCCGCGCGCGCTGCCCGGATATTCCGCTGATCGCCGGCAACGTGGCGACGCCTGAGGGGACGCGCGACCTGATCGCGTGCGGCGTCGACGGGGTCAAGGTCGGGGTCGGCCCGGGATCGACCTGCACGACGCGCGTCGTGACCGGCGCGGGCGTGCCCCAGCTCACCGCGATTCTTGAATGTGCGGATGCCGCGGCGGGCGCGGACGTCCCGATCATCGCAGACGGTGGGATCCGCGGCTCTGGGGATCTGGTCAAGGCGCTGGCTGCGGGGGCCCACACCGCCATGCTCGGGAACCTCCTTGCAGGGACGGAGGAGAGCCCGGGCGCGTTGGTCTCCCGGGGCGGCCGGCAGTACAAAGTCTATCGGGGGATGGCGAGCCTCTGGACCTCCGCGGAGCGCCGGGATATGCCGCAGGACGACGAACTGCTCTCGGAGATTGTCCCCGAAGGCATCGAAGCGATGGTCCCGTCCCGCGGCAAGGTCGCCGCGGTGCTCGGACAGCTCATCGGCGGCCTGCGCTCCGGGATGAGCTACTGCGGCGCGACCACGCTCGCAGACCTGCGTGCCAACGCCCGTTTCATCCGGGTGACCGAGGCCGGGATGCGGGAGAGCATGCCCCACGACGTGGACCCCCTGTCCTAGCGCCCGCGATCCGAAGTACTTCAATAGAACACGGCCGGTAGGCGAGAGGAAGGAATCGGCGATGCGGCGCCGCGCGGAAACCCCGGCATGAAAGAACGTATGGGAGGGTCCAGAACGGGCGCGCTGACGCGGCGAAGTCTCATTCGAAAGAGCCTCATCGTCGGGGGCGGGGTCCTGGCCGGTCCTACCATAAGGACCGGTGTGATTCCCGAATTCGACGCGCCGGCAGTCGCTGCCGCAAGCCCATCCCCACGGAGAAACCAAGTCGTCTTGACGCTGTTTGGCCTGCCCACGCGCATCGTGGGGTCCGTAGAAGTGACGGCGTTCTACATCTTACTCCTGGTTCATGATGTGCTGGCGAGGCCCGATTGGAAAACCGGGAAAGTCGTCCCGCGCCTCGCTGAGCGCTGGACGCGCTCCGCCGACGGTCGATCATACGTGGTGCGCCTTCGGAACGCGAAGTTCCAAGATGGTCAGCCTGTGACTGCGGAGGATGTGAAATTCAGCTACGAATTTTACCTTCACCCGCAATACCCCTTAGTCAATGAGGATTTGCTCGAGATCCAGGGGGCTCAGACCTACAGGCAGGGGAAAGCCGGAGAGGTCAGCGGCATTGCCATTGTCGATCCAATGACCATCCGGTTCACGCTGGAAGCCCACTACGCGTTTTTTGAAGAGAGTGTGTTGGGATCCAATCACTACATCATGCCGAAGCATGGCTGGAGTGGCGTGAATATGGGGCGCATGCTGGAGCACCCGTATGCGCGACGACCAATCGGGGCCGGACCGTATCGTCTCGTGGATTGGAAGGAGCGGGACAGCATCACCCTGGAGGGCTTCCCCGAGTACTGGGCCGGGCGCGCTTCGGTCGAGCGCGTCGTCGTCCGCTGGATTCCGGAACCGTCCACACTCGAAGCAGAACTCCGGGCCGGCAATATCGATGCGGCGTCCATCCTGGTTGACGATTTCCCAACGTTTGAGCGTGACGCGCGGTTCCGGCCATTGCGCATGGGAGCGGAATTCTGTTATTGGTGTTCATTCAACCACAGGCATCCCTTCTTCCAGGACGTGCGGGTACGGCAGGCACTCTTCCAGGCTATTGATCGAGAGACGATGGTTCGCACCCTTGCCAAGGGCTACGGCCGGGTGGTCAACAGCATCATCCCTCCCGATTCGCGACTGTACAACGCGTCACTACGGGGTTACCGTTATAGTCCGGACCGCGCGCAGGAGTTGCTGCGCGAAGCCGGGTTTGTGCCGGGCCCAGGGGGGATTCTCCAGAAGGACGAACGTCCGTTTCGGGTGCGCTATAGCTTTCTCTCGGAAAAGCGGTATCAAGACGTGGGGTTGATCATTCAGCAGTACTTCCGGCGTGTCGGCGTGGATTTGA from bacterium encodes the following:
- a CDS encoding MFS transporter — encoded protein: MTPPRVISAAPHIDAAARRLGTFASLRHRNFRLFFVGQMISLVGTWMQRIAQSWLVLQLTNSPFLLGLIGALQWLPVLCFSLLGGVVADRVNKRGLIVVTQTVQMLQAFVLGILVRTGAVRFWHVALLALVLGFAAAFDMPTRQAFIFEMVEGADMMNAVALNSTIVNVARLLGPAIAGIAIGSVGMASAFLANGVSFVPVIVALLLMRVHPIQTVRTTNSILTHLREGLEYLGRTPAALQVIVLLAAESVFALNFTLLSSVEAKDVLHAGARGFGFLMSSQGAGALVGAITVASLAHLGPRAGFLFGGATVLGVAEVVLALVRNYPAAAVTLGVAGASMVLFTATVNTTLQLNAPDHLRGRIMSMYSLVMGGFTPIGSLVAGTLAQIWGAPGAFLVGGVVGLAAVAAVLRWRT
- the guaB gene encoding IMP dehydrogenase is translated as MREPFEIGLTFDDVLLIPRRSGVSTRRQAATRTRLCRGIDLAIPIVSASMDTVTEAQMASAIAREGGIGIIHRFLPIDEHVAQVRRVKRAESVVIDTPYTVGPEATVGHAAAFMEEHGSAGILVIDRHRRLLGIVTARDVLFEAHHDRPITSVMTPKERLITAPAGTPVEEAKQILHRHRIEKLPLVDAEGRLVGLVTSRDIQSRLKYPDATKDGRGRLRVGAAIGVRGDYLERAEALVAEEVDVLVIDIAHGHSDLSLETVEAVRARCPDIPLIAGNVATPEGTRDLIACGVDGVKVGVGPGSTCTTRVVTGAGVPQLTAILECADAAAGADVPIIADGGIRGSGDLVKALAAGAHTAMLGNLLAGTEESPGALVSRGGRQYKVYRGMASLWTSAERRDMPQDDELLSEIVPEGIEAMVPSRGKVAAVLGQLIGGLRSGMSYCGATTLADLRANARFIRVTEAGMRESMPHDVDPLS
- a CDS encoding ABC transporter substrate-binding protein, encoding MTLFGLPTRIVGSVEVTAFYILLLVHDVLARPDWKTGKVVPRLAERWTRSADGRSYVVRLRNAKFQDGQPVTAEDVKFSYEFYLHPQYPLVNEDLLEIQGAQTYRQGKAGEVSGIAIVDPMTIRFTLEAHYAFFEESVLGSNHYIMPKHGWSGVNMGRMLEHPYARRPIGAGPYRLVDWKERDSITLEGFPEYWAGRASVERVVVRWIPEPSTLEAELRAGNIDAASILVDDFPTFERDARFRPLRMGAEFCYWCSFNHRHPFFQDVRVRQALFQAIDRETMVRTLAKGYGRVVNSIIPPDSRLYNASLRGYRYSPDRAQELLREAGFVPGPGGILQKDERPFRVRYSFLSEKRYQDVGLIIQQYFRRVGVDLTLEPLERGDFFSRFWQPSNAANIEMVGLSLYTVAPIAPLQGSLESVFESSGAWARNLQYQNSEVDALLRRATTAADPGALRTIYFRLQEVLNNDVAWIMLFRPGELWAVRQRIAIPEVHELAQLFDSVGRWQVT